AAGGCTTTGCAAAATCTCTTGGTCCGCGGCTTTTTGTTTGACTCTATTGATAAAATCTTTGACTACGGCAAAATTTACATCGGCTTCCAAAAGCGCGACGCGAATTTCTCTCAAAGCCGTGTTTATTTCCAGTTCGCTAAGCCTGCCTTTATGGACTATCTTAGAGAATATGTGATTTAGTTTTTCGCTTAACCCTTTAAAAAACGCCATATTAATCCTTAAAATAAAAATCTTAAATCTTATCTAAGATGCCGTCCAAAAAAGCCAGCAACTCTTTTTTATCTATATAATCGGATGAGTTAATCTTTTGCTTATACTCGCTTATCTTATCTTTTAACTCGTAAAATTTGGACGCTAGGTTGAGTTTGCTTTCGTATTTTAGCAGCGCTCTTTTGGCCCTTGTGATATAATC
The DNA window shown above is from Clostridiales bacterium and carries:
- a CDS encoding DNA-binding protein, coding for MKELEIGILADFYGGLLNEKTKDIIDLFYNRDMSLGEISKELGITRQGVRDYITRAKRALLKYESKLNLASKFYELKDKISEYKQKINSSDYIDKKELLAFLDGILDKI